In the genome of Neodiprion pinetum isolate iyNeoPine1 chromosome 2, iyNeoPine1.2, whole genome shotgun sequence, one region contains:
- the LOC124212620 gene encoding paramyosin, short form — protein sequence MASHVPLSHMPLEPKWRHRPTFVYNKNYAYGINYYQPMIDYIDERENRARAKSEYPHLPWSDSRALWEDKKVQTYTPRDLQRLAVDAEVQAKDHLSTFKVAKRSDFSLSKTIHASHVTKEIFPRKRVICRPVQVRPRSEPRKIERKIMSDLELGSLQDVQTIREVKDALEHGRRLRGKSAKAIEFHLKADALQNLSQSQELADIRKFQRNAVHVLMDDRMHSQFMSNRARMARDDQKFLEPLDNLSHELKEFEQKSSGYFLDKR from the exons ATGGCGTCGCATGTGCCGCTCTCCCATATGCCGTTAGAACCGAAATGGCGGCATAGGCCAACATTCGTTTACAACAAGAACTATGCATACGGGATCAACTACTACCAACCAATGATCGATTACATCGATGAGCGAGAAAATCGAGCCAGAGCCAAGTCCGAGTATCCCCACCTCCCGTGGTCGGACAGTCGCGCGCTCTGGGAGGACAAAAAGGTGCAGACTTACACGCCGAGAGATCTACAACGATTGGCGGTTGACGCGGAGGTGCAGGCAAAAGATCATCTAAGTACATTTAAG GTTGCCAAGCGTTCGGACTTCAGCctttcaaaaacaattcacgCGAGTCACGtaacgaaagaaatttttccgagGAAACGTGTCATCTGCAGACCCGTTCAAGTGCGTCCAAGAAGCGAGCCCCGAAAAATAGAGCGAAAAATCATGAGCGATTTGGAACTTGGATCTCTGCAGGACGTTCAGACTATAAGAGAGGTGAAGGATGCTCTGGAACACGGCAGGCGTTTACGCGGAAAATCTGCCAAGGCTATAGAGTTTCATTTGAAAGCTGACGCTCTGCAGAATCTTTCGCAAAGCCAGGAATTGGCAGAtataagaaaatttcaaagaaatgcTGTACACGTCCTTATGGATGACAGGATGCACTCACAATTTATGAGCAACAGAGCGCGGATGGCCAGGGACGATCAGAAGTTCCTGGAGCCTCTCGACAACCTCAGCCATGAACTGAAGGAATTCGAGCAGAAGTCGAGCGGCTATTTCTTGGACAAGAGGTAG
- the LOC124212617 gene encoding paramyosin, long form, protein MSSSAVAKSSKYTYRSSGGAGSADVSIEYSADLSALSRLEDKIRLLQDDLESERELRQRIERERADLSVQVIQLSERLEEAEGGAESQFEINRKRDTELAKLRKLLEDVHLESEETAHILRKKHQEVVSDFQDQIDQLSKARARADKEKGKFQQEVYELLAQVDSVTKEKLLSIKTVEKLEIHVSELNVKIEELNRTIVDITSHKTRLSQENIELTKEVQDLKVNIENVVYLKSQIASQLEDARRRLEDEERRRSLVEASLHQVEVELESVRVQLEEESEARLDLERQLVKANGEVSIWRSKYETEANARAEEVEELRRKYSARIQEQEEQIETLLVKINNLEKQKSRLQSEVEVLIIDLEKANGTARELQKRVEHMEKVHIELKSRLEETVQLYEQTQRDLRNKQQELQRTNAELDKTREMKDQLGRENKKLADDLSDAKNQLADMNRRLHELELELRRLENEREELAAAYKEAEAGRKVEEQRSQRLAAELSQFRHEAERRLAEKDEEFEAFRKQTSIEIEQLNARVVEAETKLKSEVARVKKKLQIQITELELSLDVANKSNIDLQKTIKKQSLTLTELQSHYDEVQRQLQVTLDQLGISQRRLLSLTSELEEIRGNYESALRAKRSVEQQYEESVSRINELTTINVNISSARAKIEQELATLAGDYEEVTKELRVSDERFQRVQTELKHTVEILHDEQERIVKIEAVKKSLEIEVKNLSIRLEEVEANAIVGGKRIISKLEARIRDLELELDEEKRRHAETVKILRKKERNIKEVMIQVEEDSKNIALLQEALDKSSQKVNIYKRQLQEQEGMSQQSVTRVRRFQRELEAAEDRADTAESNLTLIRAKHRSFVTTSTVPGSQVYLVQETRQDV, encoded by the exons ATGTCTTCCTCAGCGGTAGCGAAGAGTTCGAAGTACACGTACCGGTCTTCGGGTGGTGCGGGCTCTGCCGATGTTAGCATCGAGTACAGCGCCGACCTGAGCGCTCTCTCCAGACTCGAG GACAAAATTCGCCTGCTCCAAGATGACCTGGAGTCTGAGAGAGAGTTGCGTCAGAGG ATCGAACGCGAGCGCGCCGACCTGAGCGTGCAGGTAATTCAATTGTCCGAGCGCCTTGAGGAAGCTGAGGGCGGTGCCGAATCTCAG TTTGAGATCAACAGAAAGAGAGACACGGAGTTGGCGAAGCTTCGTAAACTTCTTGAGGATGTTCACCTGGAGAGCGAGGAAACCGCACACATTCTCCGCAAGAAGCACCAGGAAGTCGTCTCCGACTTTCAGGATCAAATCGATCAACTCTCCAAGGCTCGTGCCAG AGCTGACAAAGAGAAGGGAAAATTCCAGCAAGAGGTTTACGAGCTGCTCGCCCAGGTAGACTCCGTGACGAAGGAGAAGCTCCTGTCCATCAAGACAGTCGAGAAGCTAGAGATTCACGTTTCAGAACTGAACGTTAAGATCGAGGAACTGAATCGCACTATCGTGGATATTACCAGCCACAAGACCCGTCTCTCCCAAGAAAATATCGAGCTCACTAAGGAAGTCCAAGACCTGAAG GTAAACATCGAGAACGTTGTTTACCTGAAGTCACAGATTGCGAGCCAACTTGAAGATGCCCGACGCCGCCTTGAGGATGAGGAACGCCGTCGTTCTTTGGTTGAAGCCTCTCTTCATCag GTCGAAGTCGAGTTGGAATCTGTCCGCGTACAACTGGAAGAGGAATCCGAGGCTCGTCTAGACCTGGAACGTCAGCTTGTCAAGGCCAACGGTGAGGTGTCCATCTGGAGGTCCAAATACGAGACCGAGGCGAATGCTCGCGCTGAAGAG GTTGAGGAACTTCGCCGCAAGTACTCAGCTCGCATTCAGGAACAGGAGGAACAAATTGAGACCCTTCTGGTGAAGATCAACAACTTGGAGAAGCAAAAGTCACGTCTACAGTCTGAAGTAGAGGTTCTCATTATCGATCTCGAGAAG GCCAATGGAACAGCTCGGGAGCTCCAGAAACGCGTAGAACATATGGAGAAGGTCCACATCGAGCTTAAGTCACGGTTGGAAGAAACTGTTCAGCTGTACGAGCAAACTCAACGCGACCTGCGCAACAAGCAACAGGAACTGCAACGTACGAATGCTGAGCTCGACAAGACCCGCGAAATGAAAGATCAACTGGGTCGCGAGAACAAGAAGCTTGCAG ACGATCTATCCGACGCTAAGAACCAGCTGGCAGACATGAACCGACGCCTACACGAGTTGGAATTGGAACTTCGTCGCCTGGAGAACGAACGCGAGGAGTTGGCTGCCGCATACAAGGAAGCCGAAGCA GGCCGCAAGGTTGAGGAACAGCGCTCTCAGCGTTTGGCTGCTGAGCTGAGCCAGTTCCGTCACGAGGCTGAGCGTCGCCTCGCGGAGAAGGACGAGGAGTTCGAAGCGTTCCG CAAACAGACCAGCATTGAGATCGAACAGCTAAACGCCCGCGTCGTCGAAGCCGAGACCAAGTTGAAGTCCGAAGTAGCTCGCGTCAAGAAGAAGCTGCAGATCCAAATTACCGAATTGGAACTTTCCCTGGATGTTGCCAACAAGAGCAACATCGATCTGCAGAAGACGATCAAGAAGCAATCCCTGACATTGACG GAATTGCAATCGCACTACGACGAGGTTCAGCGCCAGCTGCAGGTGACTTTGGACCAACTCGGCATCAGCCAGCGCCGTCTCTTATCCCTGACTTCGGAGCTCGAGGAAATTCGCGGCAACTACGAGTCT GCCCTTCGCGCGAAGAGATCTGTCGAGCAGCAGTACGAGGAGTCGGTTAGCCGTATCAACGAGCTGACAACGATCAACGTGAACATTTCCTCAGCCAGGGCGAAGATTGAGCAGGAATTGGCCACCCTCGCTGGTGACTACGAGGAAGTTACCAAGGAGCTACGCGTTAGCGACGAACGGTTCCAGCGCGTCCAGACCGAACTCAAGCATACTGTTGAAATCCTGCACGACGAGCAGGAGCGTATCGTGAAGATTGAGGCTGTCAAAAAGTCTCTGGAGATCGAAGTGAAGAACCTGTCCATTCGGCTTGAGGAAGTTGAGGCCAACGCTATCGTCGGCGGAAAGCGCATCATCAGCAAACTCGAAGCCAGG ATCCGTGATCTCGAGCTTGAACTTGACGAGGAGAAGCGCAGACACGCAGAGACCGTGAAGATCCTTCGCAAGAAGGAGCGCAACATCAAGGAAGTGATGATCCAGGTAGAGGAGGACTCGAAGAACATCGCCCTCCTCCAGGAGGCACTAGACAAGTCGTCGCAAAAGGTCAACATCTACAAGAGGCAGCTCCAGGAACAGGAGGGCATGTCCCAGCAGAGCGTTACGCGGGTGCGCCGCTTCCAGCGTGAACTTGAGGCCGCGGAGGACCGCGCCGACACCGCCGAGAGCAACCTGACCTTGATCCGTGCCAAGCACCGCAGCTTCGTAACCACATCGACGGTGCCCGGGTCTCAGGTATACCTCGTGCAAGAGACGAGGCAGGACGTTTAG